The following are encoded together in the Halopseudomonas salegens genome:
- a CDS encoding acetolactate synthase large subunit — MKASDLLVRALESEGVEYIFAIPGEENLDLLESLADSSIRLILTRHEQGAGFMAATYGRLTGKAGVCLATLGPGATNLVTPTAYAQLGGMPMVIITGQKPIKHSKQGQFQIIDVVDMLGPITKYTRQIVSGSSIPAHVREAFRQAEEERPGATHLELPEDIAREDTDAIPITASLSRRPVTEAKAVDYALSLLAEARHPVLVIGSAANRKRTANMLRAFVDKQGIPFITTQMGKGVIDEAHPLYLGNAAMSDGDFPHRALEAADLILNVGHDVVEKPPFVMNGAHKVVHINFQPARVDPVYFPHADMVGDIANSIWQLNEGIESQPHWDFEFMLKAREAMHQHMDKGAEGAAFPVLPQRLVRAVRRVMPEDGIIALDNGIYKIWFARNYPAYQPNTVLLDNALASMGAGLPSAMAARLVYPQRKVMAICGDGGFMMNSQEIETAVRLKMDLVVLILTDRAYGMIKWKQENMGLKDFGLDFANPCVITYACSYGAKGHRLEHTEELEGLMRDCLDAGGVHLIDVPVDYSHNVALLNEEIPRLSKGL, encoded by the coding sequence ATGAAAGCATCCGATCTGTTGGTCAGAGCTCTGGAAAGCGAGGGGGTCGAGTATATATTTGCGATTCCGGGTGAGGAAAACCTGGACCTGCTCGAATCCCTGGCTGATTCCTCTATCAGGCTGATCCTGACACGCCATGAACAGGGTGCCGGCTTTATGGCCGCCACCTATGGTCGGCTGACCGGCAAGGCGGGCGTGTGCCTGGCGACCCTGGGTCCCGGCGCTACCAACCTGGTTACCCCTACCGCCTATGCCCAGCTCGGCGGCATGCCCATGGTCATCATTACCGGGCAGAAACCGATCAAACACAGCAAACAGGGCCAGTTCCAGATCATTGATGTGGTCGACATGCTGGGGCCCATCACCAAGTACACCCGCCAGATTGTCAGCGGCAGCAGTATTCCGGCGCATGTGCGTGAGGCTTTCCGTCAGGCCGAGGAAGAACGCCCAGGGGCCACCCACCTGGAGCTGCCTGAAGACATTGCCCGAGAGGATACCGATGCCATTCCGATCACGGCCAGCCTGTCGCGTCGCCCGGTCACCGAAGCCAAGGCAGTGGACTACGCTCTCAGCTTGCTGGCTGAGGCCAGGCACCCGGTGCTGGTGATCGGCTCTGCGGCCAATCGCAAGCGGACCGCCAACATGCTGCGCGCCTTTGTCGACAAGCAGGGCATCCCTTTCATCACGACCCAGATGGGAAAGGGGGTCATCGATGAAGCGCACCCACTGTATCTTGGCAATGCGGCAATGTCCGACGGGGACTTTCCGCACCGGGCGCTGGAGGCCGCTGACCTGATCCTGAATGTCGGCCATGATGTGGTGGAAAAGCCGCCTTTCGTGATGAACGGTGCCCACAAGGTTGTGCATATCAACTTTCAGCCAGCCCGGGTCGACCCGGTGTACTTTCCGCATGCTGACATGGTGGGGGATATTGCCAACAGCATCTGGCAGTTGAATGAGGGCATTGAGTCCCAGCCTCACTGGGATTTTGAGTTCATGCTCAAGGCGCGAGAAGCGATGCATCAGCATATGGACAAAGGCGCCGAGGGCGCTGCCTTTCCCGTGCTGCCTCAGCGGCTGGTACGCGCAGTGCGCCGGGTCATGCCGGAAGACGGCATTATTGCGCTGGATAATGGCATCTACAAAATCTGGTTTGCGCGCAATTACCCGGCCTACCAGCCGAATACCGTGCTGCTGGACAACGCGCTGGCCTCGATGGGTGCCGGTCTGCCTTCAGCCATGGCCGCCCGCCTGGTCTATCCCCAGCGCAAGGTCATGGCCATCTGCGGTGATGGCGGCTTCATGATGAACTCACAGGAAATAGAAACTGCGGTGCGACTGAAGATGGACCTGGTGGTGTTGATCCTCACGGATCGCGCCTACGGCATGATCAAATGGAAGCAGGAAAACATGGGGCTGAAGGACTTCGGCCTCGACTTTGCCAACCCCTGTGTTATTACCTATGCCTGTAGCTATGGTGCCAAGGGTCACCGGCTGGAACACACCGAGGAGCTTGAAGGGCTAATGCGGGACTGTCTGGACGCTGGCGGTGTGCACCTGATTGATGTGCCGGTCGACTACAGTCACAACGTAGCGCTTCTCAATGAAGAGATTCCGCGCCTGAGCAAGGGACTCTGA
- a CDS encoding DoxX family membrane protein: MKNWTLLFLRISLGWLLVIWGADKIFNVEHGIAVANTFYFGFLASETLLPIAGAGQILLGLAVVLGLFRRWVYPVQLILNTASLVAVATSIIDPWGWFIDGTNALFYPSLIILAASLLVMGFRDEDRLALDKLRQPA, encoded by the coding sequence ATGAAAAACTGGACTCTGCTTTTTCTGCGTATATCACTTGGCTGGCTTCTGGTCATCTGGGGTGCTGACAAGATTTTCAATGTCGAGCACGGGATTGCTGTTGCCAACACCTTCTATTTCGGCTTCCTGGCTTCAGAAACCCTGCTGCCCATTGCCGGTGCAGGGCAGATATTGCTTGGGCTCGCTGTTGTACTGGGGCTGTTCCGACGCTGGGTTTATCCCGTGCAATTAATCCTCAACACTGCATCTCTGGTTGCGGTGGCTACATCGATCATCGACCCTTGGGGATGGTTTATCGACGGCACTAACGCACTGTTTTATCCGTCACTGATCATCCTGGCAGCCAGCCTGCTGGTGATGGGATTCCGCGACGAGGACAGGCTGGCACTGGATAAGCTGCGCCAGCCGGCATAA
- a CDS encoding DUF6969 family protein has translation MQDCIRVLRKGGLNLVGEVLKGQGTFYEMQHYPLTDVYDRDTHAQYYYHAHRGSDLEHGHFHLFMRKAGMPAGSQPETSVFDSSTWPKDDDAIAHLIAVSMDKNGLPLGLFACNRWVTGETWYSADQVIAMLDGFEIDHAYPSWPTNQWLTALVSVYRPQIETLLRHRDQVVSTWQKRFPDQNVLENRELEITGYLPLP, from the coding sequence ATGCAAGATTGCATACGCGTGTTACGCAAAGGCGGATTAAATCTGGTAGGCGAAGTACTCAAAGGCCAGGGTACCTTCTATGAGATGCAGCACTACCCGCTTACTGACGTCTATGACCGGGACACCCATGCCCAGTATTATTATCATGCCCATCGCGGCAGCGATCTGGAGCACGGTCATTTCCATCTGTTTATGCGCAAAGCCGGTATGCCAGCCGGCAGCCAACCAGAGACCTCTGTTTTCGATAGCAGCACATGGCCCAAGGATGATGATGCCATCGCCCATCTGATCGCCGTATCGATGGACAAAAATGGCCTCCCGCTTGGCCTTTTCGCCTGCAATCGGTGGGTGACTGGCGAAACCTGGTATTCGGCCGATCAGGTAATAGCAATGCTGGATGGCTTCGAAATCGACCATGCCTACCCCTCCTGGCCAACCAATCAATGGCTGACAGCACTGGTCAGCGTGTACCGCCCTCAGATAGAAACATTGCTCAGGCACCGCGATCAGGTTGTTTCAACCTGGCAGAAGCGATTTCCGGACCAGAATGTATTGGAAAACCGTGAGCTTGAGATCACCGGCTACCTGCCACTACCCTGA
- a CDS encoding DUF1924 domain-containing protein codes for MGKQLYNDTTLSSNNLSCASCHGDESKPSMFQHTFTQAYPHPVAMATNQFGMDQVYLDEMIQICMVAPMASNPLPWESMELAALTAYVGSLQASYAPNPCAANPCVANNPCAANPCAANPCAASNPCTANPCAAKNPCSARNPCAAKRAPCAAI; via the coding sequence ATGGGAAAGCAGCTGTACAACGATACTACACTCAGCTCCAATAACCTCTCCTGCGCCAGCTGTCATGGCGATGAAAGCAAACCGAGTATGTTTCAACACACCTTTACTCAGGCTTACCCCCACCCTGTTGCCATGGCCACCAATCAATTCGGAATGGATCAGGTCTATCTCGATGAAATGATCCAGATCTGCATGGTCGCTCCCATGGCCAGCAATCCGCTGCCCTGGGAATCCATGGAGCTGGCTGCATTAACAGCCTATGTTGGTAGCCTGCAGGCCAGTTATGCTCCCAATCCCTGTGCTGCTAACCCCTGCGTTGCGAACAATCCCTGTGCCGCAAACCCTTGTGCAGCCAACCCGTGCGCTGCAAGCAACCCATGCACCGCCAACCCTTGTGCGGCCAAAAACCCCTGCTCAGCTCGCAATCCTTGCGCTGCAAAACGTGCCCCTTGTGCAGCTATTTGA
- a CDS encoding RNA polymerase sigma factor, whose product MDDEAQLLVALKSGAADAVDQVVRLHHGFLLAMVRPLVGDDAAKDVVQDTWIKALAAINGFEGRSKLRTWLARIALNEARGLLRKQGREVSLPGWGQDSGSPIADRFNEQGAWDQVPTAWHHDSPDALLTENELHECIEKHLHKLPDDQRGVVVFREMAGLDFTEIAQQLCLSEGNVRVLLHRARQRMHAMLDHFEQEGTC is encoded by the coding sequence ATGGACGATGAGGCACAATTGCTGGTTGCACTGAAATCAGGAGCCGCCGATGCTGTCGATCAGGTGGTCAGGTTGCACCATGGCTTTCTGCTGGCGATGGTCAGACCTCTGGTGGGGGATGACGCGGCCAAGGACGTGGTGCAGGACACCTGGATCAAGGCGCTGGCAGCAATCAATGGCTTCGAGGGACGCAGCAAGTTGCGTACCTGGCTGGCGCGTATTGCGCTCAATGAAGCGCGCGGTTTGCTGCGCAAGCAAGGTCGTGAGGTGTCACTCCCCGGGTGGGGGCAGGATAGCGGTTCGCCGATTGCCGACCGTTTCAATGAGCAGGGGGCCTGGGATCAAGTCCCTACGGCCTGGCACCATGACAGCCCCGATGCCTTGCTGACCGAAAACGAACTGCACGAATGCATTGAAAAACACTTGCACAAGCTGCCGGATGATCAGCGCGGCGTTGTGGTTTTTCGCGAAATGGCCGGCCTGGACTTTACTGAAATTGCGCAACAACTCTGCTTGAGCGAGGGTAATGTGCGGGTTTTGCTGCACCGCGCGCGGCAACGCATGCATGCCATGCTCGATCATTTTGAACAGGAGGGCACATGCTGA
- a CDS encoding EAL domain-containing protein, which produces MEAAGNLEHLVERLGLRNGPLRERLAFLDWSDSDVEHLLALAEDGGSLSAIFIDQLYQHLGGFTETSDILRDSETRARLKQQQLRYYQRLFSSEIDEAYVRERLQIGHVHEAVGVQLKWYLGSYRLFLSHVLRHLLPADDVTFTPAVAQFDSLLKRVFFDMTLAAEAYVDAKQSALRASEARYAHALRGANDGIWEWDLETGRWYASERWASMLELRVHEVGKQVDDWLARVHPDDLPDVQRALDGHISGRVPWLQHEYRIRRRNGDFLWVLMRGVLETDEQGCRRLAGSQTDISERQRIKHKLEYAARHDALTGLLNREQLNQVLAQSVAQLQRPGARHSALLFIDLDRFKVINDSLGHAVGDQVLVRIAERLRVSMRQGDQLARFGGDEFVMVLNDLASLDDADQVAERVLAQLREPLCFDERCLVVNVSIGVAPLLPGQGLQDALQAADIALYNAKEAGKARYSRYDVTMQQLAHERLNIESNVLQALQRNEFELDYQPVFDLSPGVKQTPVACEALLRWRHGDQRIAPGSFIHVLEESGEIIPVGYWVLQQACQQARSWQLAGQTGFSCSVNLSGVQLQEADFCQRLQQVLQQTGLPPRTLVLEITESVLLDQAGHTLPNLREIAAMGVKLALDDFGTGYCSLGYLNRFPLDIVKLDRSFLQEAHRNPRQATICRSIIDLSRNLGLQVVAEGIETSDQVEFLLQESCCLGQGFLLGRPMAAKELQRLWAMGL; this is translated from the coding sequence ATGGAAGCAGCTGGAAACCTGGAACACCTGGTGGAGCGCCTGGGCTTGCGTAATGGGCCACTGCGCGAGCGCCTGGCCTTTTTGGACTGGAGCGATAGTGATGTCGAGCATTTGCTCGCTCTGGCCGAGGACGGCGGCTCGCTCAGTGCCATTTTTATTGATCAGTTGTACCAGCATCTAGGCGGCTTTACCGAGACCTCCGATATCTTGCGGGACAGCGAAACACGGGCTCGTCTCAAGCAGCAACAATTGCGCTATTACCAGCGTCTGTTCAGCAGTGAGATTGATGAGGCGTATGTGCGCGAACGTCTGCAAATCGGCCATGTGCACGAGGCAGTCGGAGTCCAGCTGAAATGGTATCTGGGTAGCTACCGGCTGTTTCTCAGTCATGTGCTGCGCCACCTCTTGCCTGCTGACGATGTGACGTTCACTCCGGCAGTGGCCCAATTCGATAGTTTGCTGAAACGGGTATTCTTCGACATGACGCTGGCGGCCGAGGCCTACGTGGATGCCAAGCAGAGTGCATTGCGGGCCAGTGAAGCGCGTTATGCCCACGCGCTTCGTGGCGCCAACGATGGTATCTGGGAGTGGGACCTGGAGACCGGCCGCTGGTATGCCTCGGAGCGTTGGGCAAGCATGTTGGAGCTTCGCGTACATGAAGTCGGTAAGCAGGTGGATGACTGGCTGGCTCGAGTTCATCCGGATGATCTGCCGGACGTGCAGCGTGCGCTTGACGGGCACATCAGCGGTCGGGTCCCCTGGCTGCAGCATGAATACCGCATTCGCCGTCGCAATGGCGATTTTCTCTGGGTGCTGATGCGCGGCGTGCTGGAAACCGATGAACAGGGCTGCAGACGCCTGGCAGGTTCGCAGACCGATATCAGTGAGCGTCAGCGTATCAAGCACAAACTTGAATATGCTGCCCGGCATGATGCGCTGACCGGTTTGCTAAACCGTGAACAGTTGAATCAGGTGTTGGCGCAAAGCGTTGCCCAGCTCCAGAGGCCCGGAGCGCGTCATTCAGCATTGCTGTTTATCGATCTGGATCGCTTCAAGGTAATCAATGACAGCCTCGGTCATGCGGTAGGCGACCAGGTGTTGGTTCGCATTGCCGAACGCCTGCGGGTGAGTATGCGTCAGGGCGACCAACTGGCACGCTTCGGTGGTGATGAATTTGTCATGGTACTGAATGACCTGGCCAGTCTAGATGACGCGGATCAGGTGGCCGAACGGGTATTGGCGCAGTTGCGGGAGCCTCTGTGCTTTGACGAGCGCTGTCTGGTGGTGAATGTCAGTATCGGTGTGGCACCGCTGCTCCCCGGACAGGGCTTGCAGGATGCTTTGCAGGCGGCAGATATCGCCTTGTACAACGCCAAGGAAGCCGGCAAGGCACGCTACAGTCGCTACGATGTCACTATGCAGCAGTTGGCCCACGAGCGCCTGAACATCGAAAGCAACGTTTTGCAGGCACTCCAGCGCAATGAATTCGAACTGGACTATCAGCCTGTATTTGATTTGTCTCCAGGCGTTAAACAGACGCCCGTGGCTTGCGAGGCCTTGTTGCGTTGGCGACATGGCGACCAGCGCATTGCGCCCGGTTCTTTCATCCATGTGCTGGAAGAGTCCGGTGAAATCATTCCGGTTGGTTATTGGGTACTGCAACAGGCCTGCCAGCAGGCGCGCAGCTGGCAACTGGCGGGGCAGACGGGCTTCAGCTGTTCGGTCAACTTGTCTGGAGTGCAGCTGCAGGAAGCTGATTTCTGTCAGCGATTACAGCAAGTGTTGCAGCAAACCGGGTTGCCGCCACGCACCCTGGTGTTGGAAATCACCGAAAGCGTTCTGCTGGATCAGGCAGGCCACACGCTGCCAAACCTGCGCGAAATCGCTGCCATGGGCGTCAAGCTGGCTCTGGATGACTTTGGCACCGGTTACTGCTCACTGGGTTACCTGAATCGTTTTCCGCTGGACATCGTCAAGCTTGACCGCAGCTTTCTCCAGGAGGCCCATCGCAATCCCCGCCAGGCCACGATTTGTCGCAGCATTATCGACCTCAGTCGCAACCTGGGGTTGCAGGTGGTGGCAGAAGGCATCGAAACCAGTGATCAGGTGGAATTTCTGCTGCAGGAGTCATGTTGCCTGGGGCAGGGTTTTTTATTGGGCCGGCCAATGGCAGCAAAAGAGTTGCAACGGCTATGGGCAATGGGCTTGTGA
- a CDS encoding EAL domain-containing protein, with amino-acid sequence MPLQNRVGAVIGNDELHTRLSFLDWSLADTRQLQALPEHLKDEADVFVDELYRRLVRYPEVATILGNQSTVQRLKQSQRGYYKRLFAGEIDSKYVEERWRIGQVHERVGVDLKWYLGGYRLFLASMLQAFSAHKPANAADDQSRWAAYQSLLKVVFFDIALAAEAYVGAQHAALRASKQRYAHAMRGANDGLWDWNLDQDSLYVSERWAQMLGLDLNDVGLRMQDWQARIHPDDLFAFRSTLKTHIEGEAEFFVHEYRIRHRDGRYLWVLTRGVLEVSASGTRRMAGSQTDISNQRHIQAQLEYAALHDPLTGLINRNQLDNVARQVSRELARPGSRAAALLFIDLDRFKLINDSLGHAVGDSVLVQVARRLQRCLRTGDALARFGGDEFVMVLRDLADMSDAEMVAQRVLIALKEPLCCGEHTLVVNASIGLASIEPEQSFDEAMRAADIALYQAKAAGKGRVQHFNEAMLDQAHERMQLESSVLQALQRNEFDIYYQPVHRLPLADKAKPVGVEALLRWRQGNRMISPAAFIPVLEESGEIVAVGYWVLQQACRQVRHWQQSGAEELKCSVNLSGLQLEQQDFAQQVQRVLTDTGLSPASLVLEITESLLIDQSGSTLANLRELAQLGVRIALDDFGTGFCSLGYLNRFPLHVLKLDRSFLNQADQCSKQRAICRAIIQLARTLEMDVIAEGVETREQVDFLHQERCYLGQGFLLGYPMPAAEFQQHFEQTLSTSIPASSHMSALPVGEES; translated from the coding sequence ATGCCGTTGCAAAACAGGGTGGGAGCCGTTATCGGAAATGATGAGCTGCATACTCGCCTGTCCTTTCTGGATTGGTCGCTGGCTGACACTCGTCAGTTGCAAGCTCTGCCCGAGCACCTGAAAGATGAAGCGGATGTTTTCGTGGATGAGCTTTATCGTCGTCTGGTCCGCTATCCGGAAGTTGCGACAATCCTGGGTAACCAGTCCACCGTACAACGACTGAAACAGAGTCAGCGTGGTTACTACAAGCGCTTGTTTGCCGGAGAGATCGATAGCAAATATGTCGAGGAGCGCTGGCGGATTGGCCAGGTTCACGAGCGCGTAGGCGTGGACCTGAAATGGTATCTCGGCGGTTATCGGCTGTTTCTTGCTTCCATGTTGCAGGCCTTCAGTGCGCACAAGCCTGCCAATGCGGCGGATGATCAATCCAGATGGGCTGCCTATCAAAGCCTGTTGAAAGTGGTTTTCTTTGATATCGCCCTGGCGGCTGAGGCCTATGTCGGTGCGCAGCACGCGGCTCTGCGAGCGAGCAAGCAACGCTACGCCCATGCCATGCGTGGTGCCAATGATGGCCTCTGGGACTGGAATCTTGATCAGGACAGCCTGTATGTCTCCGAACGCTGGGCGCAGATGCTGGGTCTGGATCTGAATGACGTTGGCCTGCGAATGCAGGACTGGCAGGCACGCATCCATCCGGATGATCTGTTTGCTTTTCGATCCACACTGAAGACCCACATTGAGGGCGAAGCAGAATTTTTTGTGCATGAATACCGTATTCGCCACCGTGATGGTCGCTACCTGTGGGTGCTCACTCGAGGTGTGCTGGAGGTGTCGGCATCCGGAACCCGGCGAATGGCCGGCTCGCAAACGGATATCAGTAATCAGCGGCATATTCAGGCGCAACTGGAATATGCCGCCTTGCATGATCCTCTGACCGGCCTGATCAATCGCAATCAACTGGACAATGTTGCCAGACAAGTCAGTCGTGAACTGGCGCGTCCGGGCAGTCGTGCGGCGGCATTGCTGTTCATTGATCTGGATCGTTTCAAGCTGATCAATGACAGCCTGGGACATGCCGTAGGCGACAGCGTGCTGGTTCAGGTAGCCCGTCGACTGCAAAGGTGTCTGCGCACGGGTGATGCTCTTGCCCGGTTTGGCGGCGATGAATTTGTCATGGTCTTGCGCGATCTGGCGGACATGTCTGATGCCGAAATGGTTGCCCAGCGAGTGTTGATTGCGTTGAAAGAGCCCTTGTGTTGTGGCGAGCACACCCTGGTGGTGAATGCCAGTATCGGACTGGCTTCAATCGAGCCTGAACAGAGCTTCGACGAAGCAATGCGAGCAGCCGATATTGCCCTTTACCAGGCCAAGGCAGCAGGGAAAGGACGGGTACAGCATTTCAATGAGGCCATGCTTGATCAGGCCCATGAACGTATGCAGTTGGAATCCAGTGTACTGCAGGCGCTGCAGCGCAATGAGTTCGACATTTATTATCAGCCGGTGCATCGACTGCCGCTTGCAGATAAAGCCAAACCGGTCGGAGTAGAAGCACTGCTGCGTTGGCGTCAGGGCAACCGCATGATCAGTCCGGCAGCCTTCATTCCGGTTCTTGAAGAGTCAGGCGAGATTGTTGCCGTGGGCTATTGGGTGTTGCAGCAGGCTTGCCGCCAGGTACGTCACTGGCAGCAGTCAGGTGCAGAAGAACTGAAGTGTTCAGTGAACCTTTCCGGTTTGCAGCTTGAACAGCAGGATTTTGCTCAGCAGGTTCAGCGTGTGCTGACTGACACTGGATTATCACCCGCCAGCCTGGTGCTGGAAATTACTGAAAGCCTGTTGATCGACCAATCTGGCAGCACGCTGGCCAATCTGCGGGAGCTGGCCCAACTGGGCGTGCGCATTGCACTGGATGATTTTGGCACCGGATTTTGTTCGCTGGGCTATCTCAATCGCTTTCCGCTGCACGTGCTCAAGCTGGACCGCAGTTTTCTCAATCAGGCCGACCAATGCAGCAAACAGCGCGCGATATGTCGGGCCATTATCCAGCTGGCGCGCACGCTGGAAATGGACGTAATTGCCGAAGGGGTTGAAACCCGGGAGCAAGTGGATTTTTTGCATCAGGAACGTTGTTATTTGGGTCAGGGGTTCTTGCTCGGATATCCGATGCCGGCGGCAGAGTTTCAGCAACATTTCGAGCAAACGCTCAGCACGAGTATTCCCGCATCGTCCCACATGTCAGCCCTTCCGGTTGGCGAGGAGTCTTGA